A window of Sulfurimonas gotlandica GD1 contains these coding sequences:
- a CDS encoding 30S ribosomal protein S1, translated as MAFDNESFEEEENFAEMFAATEKQQESSRIVEGEIVEVQADENRALVGVGDKLEGILSLDEIRGEDGELMFGAGDKIKVMVMGYYNERPKISYRKVLEQQKTIDFIEAHKEDFEEIIIEGIITKKNRGGYVVEADDVSFFMPRSLAAFKDGDEVVGRKIKAQVVKVDAAENSIVVSRRKLFNEERKKKKEIIDQLMEDDVIVEGTIKKITSYGMFVDVGGVDGLVHYNEISYKGPVNPSKLYKDGDVVTVKAISYDKDKRHLSLSIKAVQSDPWAEVESELDEGDTITVTVSNIEAYGVFVDLGNDIEGFLHISEITWDKNVKNPNDYLTVGQEIDVEVIEINSKTHKLRVSLKRLLPKPFDEFVRNYNEGDVVTGTVTSLTDFGAFVRVGSVEGLLHNQDISWDKNVKCKDVLKSGEEVEVKIAKINTEDQKISLNRKTLLESPIDKFATTHKLNSIVKGTIRDIKEFGVFVSLEDGVDALIRDEDLAPLVKEELVAGQEIEAAIAVIDTRRDRIRLSVKKLDYIKNQELLEEINDNTSNSLGDLIKDKFK; from the coding sequence ATGGCGTTCGATAACGAATCATTTGAAGAAGAAGAGAATTTTGCAGAGATGTTTGCTGCAACTGAAAAGCAGCAAGAATCAAGTCGCATCGTAGAGGGTGAGATTGTTGAAGTTCAAGCAGACGAGAACAGAGCATTAGTTGGTGTTGGCGATAAGCTAGAAGGTATTCTTAGCCTTGATGAAATCCGTGGTGAAGACGGTGAATTGATGTTTGGTGCTGGTGATAAGATTAAAGTAATGGTTATGGGATACTACAATGAGCGTCCTAAAATCTCTTATAGAAAAGTTTTAGAGCAACAAAAGACTATTGACTTTATTGAAGCACACAAAGAAGACTTTGAAGAAATAATCATTGAAGGTATCATCACTAAGAAAAACCGTGGTGGATACGTAGTAGAAGCTGACGATGTTTCTTTCTTTATGCCACGTTCTTTAGCAGCTTTCAAAGATGGTGACGAAGTTGTTGGTCGCAAAATCAAAGCTCAGGTTGTTAAAGTAGATGCTGCAGAGAACTCAATAGTAGTTTCTCGTCGTAAACTATTTAACGAAGAAAGAAAGAAAAAGAAAGAGATTATTGACCAACTAATGGAAGATGATGTTATTGTAGAAGGTACTATCAAAAAAATCACTAGCTACGGTATGTTCGTAGATGTTGGTGGTGTGGATGGTCTAGTTCACTACAATGAAATCAGCTACAAAGGTCCAGTTAATCCGTCAAAACTTTATAAAGATGGTGATGTTGTAACTGTTAAAGCTATCTCTTACGATAAAGATAAAAGACATCTTTCTTTATCAATCAAAGCTGTTCAGTCAGATCCATGGGCAGAAGTTGAGAGCGAGTTAGATGAAGGTGATACAATAACTGTAACTGTTTCAAATATTGAAGCATACGGTGTATTTGTTGATCTTGGTAATGATATTGAAGGTTTCTTACACATTTCAGAAATTACTTGGGACAAAAACGTTAAAAATCCTAATGATTATTTAACTGTTGGACAAGAAATTGATGTTGAAGTTATCGAAATTAATTCTAAGACTCACAAGCTACGTGTTTCATTAAAAAGACTTTTACCAAAACCATTTGATGAGTTTGTTAGAAACTACAACGAAGGTGATGTAGTAACTGGAACTGTTACATCTCTTACTGACTTCGGTGCGTTCGTACGCGTTGGTTCAGTTGAAGGTCTATTACATAATCAAGATATTTCTTGGGATAAAAATGTAAAATGTAAAGATGTTTTAAAGTCTGGTGAAGAAGTTGAAGTTAAAATTGCTAAAATCAACACTGAAGATCAAAAAATATCTTTAAACCGTAAAACTCTTTTGGAAAGCCCAATTGATAAATTTGCAACAACACATAAATTAAACTCAATTGTTAAAGGGACTATCCGTGACATTAAAGAATTTGGTGTTTTCGTATCTTTAGAAGATGGTGTTGACGCACTTATTCGTGATGAAGATTTAGCTCCACTTGTAAAAGAAGAGTTAGTAGCCGGTCAAGAAATTGAAGCTGCTATAGCTGTAATTGATACTCGTAGAGATCGTATCCGTTTATCTGTTAAAAAATTAGATTATATTAAAAATCAAGAGCTTTTAGAAGAGATTAATGATAATACATCAAACTCTTTAGGTGACCTGATAAAAGATAAATTCAAATAA
- a CDS encoding 4-hydroxy-3-methylbut-2-enyl diphosphate reductase, whose protein sequence is MHIELAENYGFCFGVKRAIKIAEDNKNSSTYGPLIHNSKEIARLEQDFKVGLSDDHKSFKAGDKAVIRTHGIPKNELQELKDNKVDVVDATCPYVTKPQQICQEMSEAGYDIIIFGDEAHPEIKGVKSYATYGATVVTCPKDLEDLKLKERIALVAQTTRKVEDYMEVANYLIPRHKEVRVFNTICNATFENQEAVRKISKKADVMIIIGGKNSSNTKQLFSISDDYCQNSYHIEDENDLDYGWFKDKLFCGISAGASTPDWIIQNVVNSIQENVNK, encoded by the coding sequence ATGCACATTGAACTTGCTGAGAATTACGGATTTTGTTTTGGAGTTAAAAGAGCCATAAAAATAGCAGAAGATAATAAAAACTCTTCTACTTATGGTCCGCTTATTCATAACTCTAAAGAGATTGCTAGACTGGAGCAAGATTTTAAAGTTGGTCTTAGTGATGATCATAAAAGTTTTAAAGCTGGTGATAAAGCGGTAATCCGTACGCATGGAATACCTAAAAATGAACTTCAAGAGTTAAAAGACAATAAAGTTGATGTTGTAGATGCAACATGCCCATATGTAACAAAACCACAACAAATTTGTCAAGAGATGAGTGAAGCAGGTTATGACATAATTATATTTGGTGATGAAGCTCACCCTGAGATAAAAGGTGTTAAAAGTTATGCTACTTATGGGGCTACTGTTGTTACTTGTCCTAAAGACTTAGAAGATTTAAAACTAAAAGAGAGAATAGCTTTAGTCGCTCAAACAACTAGAAAAGTTGAAGATTATATGGAAGTAGCTAATTATCTTATACCAAGACATAAAGAAGTAAGAGTTTTTAATACAATTTGTAATGCTACTTTTGAAAATCAAGAAGCTGTTAGAAAAATTTCTAAAAAAGCTGATGTAATGATTATTATCGGTGGGAAAAACTCATCAAATACAAAGCAGCTATTTAGTATTTCAGATGATTATTGTCAAAACAGTTATCATATAGAAGATGAAAATGATTTAGACTATGGCTGGTTTAAGGATAAATTATTTTGTGGCATAAGTGCTGGTGCTTCAACCCCTGACTGGATTATTCAAAATGTAGTCAATTCTATCCAAGAAAATGTTAATAAATAA
- the aroA gene encoding 3-phosphoshikimate 1-carboxyvinyltransferase, translating into MSAVEVSKANKFSLKLNTIAPDKSISHRSAMFAMLASGTSEVTNFLRAEDTLNSLEIVKNLGATIEDDGVTIKISSGGIKEPFEILDCGNSGTGIRLFCGLLSSANGHFVLTGDKYLRKRPMKRVTTPLREIGAVIDGREDSNLAPLSIRGASLKAFDYDSKIASAQVKSCMILAALRADGICSYTEPELSRDHTERMLQGMGADIVVDGLKTTITPMKELLSPLTIRVPADPSSAFFFAVAAAITPDSDIVLEGVTLNPTRIEAFKALERMGANISYELTDNRYEPIGDIRVKYAPLHAITVEDNISWLIDELPALSIAFACATGESVVKNAEELRVKESDRISTVVEGLRACGIEVHEYKDGYRVVGGELKRATVDSDGDHRIAMSFIIAGLRCGMNVTDLDCINTSFPNFFELLQKITKIEFKQ; encoded by the coding sequence ATGAGTGCAGTAGAAGTTAGCAAAGCAAATAAATTTTCGTTAAAACTGAATACGATAGCTCCGGATAAGTCTATATCACATCGTAGTGCTATGTTTGCAATGCTTGCATCTGGTACTAGTGAAGTTACAAATTTTTTAAGAGCAGAAGATACACTTAACTCTTTAGAGATTGTTAAAAATCTCGGTGCAACTATTGAAGATGATGGTGTAACAATTAAAATCTCTTCAGGTGGTATTAAAGAGCCTTTTGAGATTTTAGATTGTGGTAACTCTGGAACTGGTATAAGACTATTTTGTGGCTTACTTAGCTCAGCTAATGGTCACTTTGTTTTAACTGGTGATAAATATTTACGTAAACGTCCAATGAAACGTGTAACTACTCCTCTTCGTGAAATAGGTGCAGTCATTGATGGCAGAGAAGACTCAAACTTAGCACCACTTAGCATCCGTGGGGCATCTTTAAAAGCATTTGACTATGATTCTAAAATCGCATCTGCACAGGTTAAATCATGCATGATTTTAGCAGCTCTTCGTGCTGATGGAATATGCTCTTATACTGAGCCTGAACTATCTCGTGATCATACAGAGAGAATGTTACAAGGGATGGGAGCTGATATAGTTGTTGATGGTTTGAAAACTACAATAACCCCGATGAAAGAACTTCTTTCTCCTCTTACTATTAGAGTTCCTGCGGATCCATCAAGTGCATTTTTCTTTGCTGTAGCTGCTGCTATTACACCTGATTCGGATATTGTTTTAGAAGGTGTAACATTAAATCCAACTAGGATAGAAGCATTTAAAGCATTAGAAAGAATGGGAGCTAATATCAGTTATGAGCTTACAGATAACAGATATGAGCCAATAGGAGATATACGTGTGAAGTATGCTCCTCTTCACGCTATTACTGTAGAAGACAATATCTCTTGGCTTATAGATGAACTACCAGCTCTTTCAATCGCTTTTGCCTGTGCAACTGGTGAGTCTGTTGTTAAAAATGCTGAAGAACTTCGTGTAAAAGAGAGTGATAGAATTTCTACTGTTGTAGAAGGTCTTCGTGCGTGCGGCATTGAAGTACATGAATACAAAGATGGATATAGAGTTGTCGGTGGTGAGCTCAAACGTGCTACTGTTGACAGCGATGGAGATCATAGAATAGCTATGAGTTTTATTATCGCAGGATTAAGATGTGGGATGAATGTAACTGATTTAGACTGTATAAATACATCATTTCCGAACTTTTTTGAACTACTGCAAAAAATTACAAAAATAGAGTTTAAGCAATAA
- the pheT gene encoding phenylalanine--tRNA ligase subunit beta, producing the protein MIVTRSWLNEWIDLSGITTEDLAKTFNAIGLEVDRMQSYEIPKKIIVGRVLECEKHPDADKLNVCKVDIGTSIRQIVCGASNVREGLDVVVATIGAVMPDGTVIKPVKLRGVESEGMICSAKEIGLEDCQSGIIELDSSIGKYELGQEVCSLATFSDDLIEIELTANRGDCLSIRGVARDLSAAYDRPVKETNINEDEDRRVGIGRILSLSHENDLDVNLRYRAVDLKDLTLPFIVKLRLAQIEDSRETDIEALMLYVTHSSGVILRAYNYGFFCAENETMAKIELKKDENGYASIMSKEKASTVGIIQEEASKVTYNEGTVLLEASYIPPDIISKKMQESKMESGPMYYRTSRGSEPELNQGLDFCLNLIESNSNSSVFGGTIELCDSYENKIVSVTKNEIDEIIGAKIDKVKITKILRNLGFGTTKSSSENFVISVPRFRHDISHKQDIVEEIVRLVGIDNIPSKPFIFSESSKLEDDYFEYKKRSIYRHKAAQSGFFENVAFVFDEKRVLNEYGFNTTDEKLELLNPIVSTLDTLRPTLMTGLLKAASQNVKNGVTSVKLFEVGSVFSPLREESLKMSFIFSGDTQKENLANAGKPQKVDFAFFTQKISDVIGEFELRQYETLHSLSHIYQSAELLQNGEVMGELFRVHPNVEDSYGLEATYICELDFVKLSYGLKIAKKSSKYQAAFRDLSIIMPEAMSYEKVKNVIEAHSSEELIRFYPVDKYSDESLGENMSLSIRFVLQSFDKTLEEEDITSSMDSILAALNSELGIGLR; encoded by the coding sequence ATGATAGTTACAAGAAGTTGGTTAAATGAGTGGATTGACTTAAGCGGAATCACTACTGAAGATTTAGCAAAAACATTCAATGCTATAGGTCTAGAAGTAGATCGTATGCAAAGTTATGAGATTCCTAAAAAGATAATAGTCGGTAGAGTTTTGGAGTGTGAAAAACATCCAGATGCAGATAAATTAAATGTTTGTAAAGTAGATATCGGAACGAGTATTCGCCAGATTGTTTGTGGTGCTTCAAATGTTAGAGAAGGCCTTGATGTCGTAGTAGCTACGATTGGTGCAGTTATGCCCGATGGTACTGTTATCAAACCTGTGAAACTTCGTGGTGTAGAGTCTGAAGGAATGATTTGTAGTGCTAAAGAAATAGGTCTTGAAGATTGCCAAAGTGGGATAATAGAATTAGATAGTAGTATTGGTAAATATGAACTAGGTCAAGAAGTTTGTTCACTAGCTACATTTAGTGATGACCTAATAGAGATCGAACTAACAGCAAATCGTGGTGACTGCCTAAGTATTAGGGGTGTTGCTAGAGATTTAAGTGCTGCATATGATAGACCTGTAAAAGAAACTAATATTAATGAAGATGAAGACAGAAGAGTTGGAATAGGTCGTATTTTAAGCCTTTCTCATGAAAACGATTTAGATGTTAATCTTCGCTACAGAGCGGTTGATTTAAAAGATTTGACTCTTCCTTTTATTGTAAAACTTAGATTAGCACAGATAGAAGACTCTAGAGAAACAGATATAGAGGCTTTAATGCTCTATGTAACTCATAGTAGTGGTGTAATTTTAAGAGCTTATAACTATGGTTTTTTCTGCGCAGAAAATGAGACTATGGCAAAGATTGAACTTAAAAAAGATGAGAATGGATATGCTTCTATCATGTCAAAAGAAAAAGCTTCAACTGTAGGAATTATTCAAGAAGAAGCTTCAAAAGTGACATATAATGAAGGAACTGTTCTTCTTGAAGCCAGTTATATCCCTCCAGATATTATTTCTAAGAAGATGCAAGAGTCTAAGATGGAGTCTGGGCCGATGTACTACAGAACATCAAGAGGAAGTGAGCCTGAATTAAATCAAGGTCTTGATTTTTGTTTGAATCTTATAGAGTCAAATTCTAACTCATCTGTTTTTGGTGGTACAATCGAGCTTTGTGATTCATACGAAAATAAAATTGTAAGTGTTACAAAAAATGAGATCGATGAAATTATCGGTGCTAAGATAGATAAAGTTAAAATAACTAAAATACTAAGAAATTTAGGCTTTGGTACAACTAAGTCGTCATCAGAAAATTTTGTTATATCTGTTCCAAGATTTCGTCATGATATCTCCCATAAACAAGATATTGTTGAAGAGATAGTTCGTCTTGTAGGCATTGATAATATTCCTTCAAAGCCTTTTATATTTTCAGAATCTTCTAAACTTGAAGATGATTATTTTGAATACAAAAAAAGAAGCATCTACAGACATAAAGCAGCACAAAGTGGCTTTTTTGAAAATGTAGCTTTCGTGTTTGATGAGAAAAGAGTTCTAAATGAATATGGATTTAATACTACTGATGAGAAATTAGAGCTTTTAAATCCAATTGTAAGTACATTAGATACTTTAAGACCAACTCTTATGACAGGTCTTTTAAAAGCAGCATCTCAAAATGTTAAAAATGGCGTAACATCAGTTAAGCTTTTTGAAGTTGGCTCAGTATTTAGTCCATTAAGAGAAGAATCTCTTAAAATGTCTTTTATTTTTAGTGGAGATACTCAAAAAGAGAATTTAGCTAATGCCGGAAAACCTCAGAAAGTTGATTTTGCATTTTTTACTCAGAAAATATCTGATGTAATAGGAGAGTTTGAACTTCGTCAATATGAAACTTTACACTCTCTTTCTCACATTTATCAATCTGCTGAGCTTTTACAAAATGGTGAAGTTATGGGAGAGTTGTTCCGTGTACATCCAAATGTAGAAGATAGTTATGGACTTGAAGCAACATATATATGTGAACTTGATTTTGTTAAACTTTCATATGGCTTGAAAATTGCAAAAAAATCATCAAAATATCAAGCAGCTTTTAGAGACCTAAGTATTATTATGCCAGAAGCTATGAGTTATGAAAAAGTTAAAAACGTCATAGAAGCTCACTCAAGTGAAGAGCTTATTAGATTTTATCCAGTAGATAAGTATAGTGATGAGTCATTAGGTGAAAACATGAGCCTTTCTATTCGTTTTGTTCTTCAGTCATTTGATAAAACTCTGGAAGAAGAGGATATTACATCATCTATGGATTCTATTTTAGCAGCTTTAAATAGTGAACTTGGAATTGGACTGAGATGA
- the pheS gene encoding phenylalanine--tRNA ligase subunit alpha, producing the protein METLLKEWYDKIKEAQSVESIEEIRISVFGKKGVLAAEFAKMKTAPNEEKSKIAQDLNIHKSSLMNEMTARKIILQTQELKEAMKAESIDVSMFSVSSEAGALHPVMETMDRIVEYFSAMNFAVKTGNMVEDDFNNFEALNLPKYHPARDMQDTFYFKDEMLLRTHTSPVQIRTMMSHKPPIRMIAPGAVFRRDYDLTHTPMFHQVEGLLVDDEGKVSFANLKYILEDFLRFMFGDVEVRFRPSFFPFTEPSAEVDISCVFCKGEGCRVCSKTGWLEVLGCGIVDPNVFEAVNYKDVSGYAFGLGVERFAMLIHHIGDLRSLFEGDIKLLEQFQ; encoded by the coding sequence ATGGAGACTCTATTGAAAGAGTGGTATGACAAAATAAAAGAAGCACAGAGTGTCGAAAGTATAGAAGAAATTCGTATATCTGTGTTTGGTAAAAAAGGTGTTCTTGCAGCAGAATTTGCAAAGATGAAAACAGCACCAAATGAAGAAAAATCAAAAATAGCTCAAGATTTAAACATACATAAGAGCTCATTGATGAATGAGATGACAGCAAGAAAAATTATTCTTCAAACACAAGAGCTAAAAGAGGCTATGAAAGCTGAGTCTATAGATGTTTCTATGTTTAGTGTTTCTTCTGAAGCTGGTGCATTGCATCCGGTAATGGAGACAATGGACAGAATTGTAGAGTATTTTAGTGCTATGAATTTTGCTGTAAAAACAGGTAATATGGTAGAAGATGATTTTAACAATTTTGAAGCTCTAAACTTACCAAAATATCATCCAGCTAGAGATATGCAGGATACATTTTATTTTAAAGATGAGATGCTACTTCGTACTCACACTTCTCCTGTTCAAATAAGAACTATGATGAGTCATAAACCTCCTATTCGTATGATAGCTCCAGGTGCAGTTTTCCGTCGTGATTATGACTTGACTCACACTCCGATGTTTCATCAGGTTGAAGGACTTCTTGTTGATGATGAAGGCAAAGTTTCTTTTGCTAATTTGAAATATATATTAGAAGATTTTTTAAGATTTATGTTTGGTGATGTGGAAGTTCGTTTCCGTCCATCTTTCTTCCCTTTTACAGAGCCATCAGCAGAGGTGGACATCTCTTGTGTATTTTGTAAAGGCGAGGGTTGTAGAGTATGTTCTAAAACAGGTTGGTTAGAAGTTCTAGGATGTGGGATAGTTGACCCGAATGTTTTTGAAGCAGTTAACTATAAAGATGTTAGCGGATACGCTTTTGGCCTAGGTGTTGAGAGATTTGCGATGTTAATTCATCATATTGGAGATCTTCGTTCACTATTTGAGGGAGATATTAAATTGTTGGAGCAGTTTCAATGA
- a CDS encoding histidine triad nucleotide-binding protein, whose amino-acid sequence MCLFCKIVNKEIPSNIILEDDNFIAFHDINPKAPVHILAIPKVHVDSFNEVSGEMMSNMTDFIQKIAQEVKIEESGYRVITNIGDNGGQEVKHLHFHVLGGAKLKWGHFSDADPKGHF is encoded by the coding sequence ATGTGTTTATTTTGTAAAATCGTAAATAAAGAGATACCATCAAATATTATTCTTGAAGATGATAATTTCATCGCTTTTCATGATATCAATCCAAAAGCTCCCGTTCATATATTGGCAATACCAAAAGTTCATGTTGATAGTTTTAATGAAGTTAGTGGTGAGATGATGTCAAATATGACAGACTTTATTCAAAAGATTGCACAAGAAGTAAAGATAGAAGAGAGTGGATACAGAGTAATTACAAATATTGGAGATAATGGAGGACAAGAAGTTAAACACTTGCACTTTCATGTACTTGGTGGAGCTAAATTAAAATGGGGTCACTTCAGTGACGCAGACCCTAAAGGGCACTTTTAA
- a CDS encoding murein transglycosylase domain-containing protein: MIKNLFLVACISSTIFAQSAQDFKNQQMQGFNQEKKQFGIYKKSQEEEFNAYYEEQNKAYKAYKKELGVFWDEPKISTKEKWVSYTEDKQTRTDVDFSKEIITLETIASSPEEAKQKLEMALAKVVTIDTKTVQETDPLEKKLSKIKKPFGVIDGEVEAEPILSTIVFQKQPTQKSVKAYVEKYVKYDNIKAKESTKVKHSKIYSLNVALPEDTMIKRSKIYYEEVKKNAKLQKLPMALVFAVMHTESSFNPRARSHIPAYGLMQIVPRTAGIDTYNFLYKKKKLVSGSYLYNSSNNIKMGSAYLHILYYKYLKDIKNPDTRLFCTIAAYNTGAGNIAWAFTRKYDMRKAAPLINTKSPEEVYNKLLKDLRYDEPKHYLKRVSQRMSAYYRLYGS, encoded by the coding sequence ATGATTAAAAACTTATTTCTAGTTGCATGTATTAGTTCTACTATTTTTGCACAAAGTGCCCAAGATTTCAAGAATCAGCAGATGCAGGGATTTAATCAAGAGAAAAAACAGTTTGGCATCTATAAAAAGAGTCAAGAAGAAGAGTTTAACGCCTATTATGAAGAGCAAAACAAAGCTTATAAAGCTTATAAAAAAGAACTTGGAGTTTTTTGGGATGAACCAAAGATATCTACGAAGGAAAAGTGGGTCTCTTATACTGAGGATAAACAAACTCGGACTGATGTAGACTTTTCCAAAGAAATTATTACTCTAGAAACTATAGCTTCTTCACCGGAGGAAGCAAAGCAAAAACTTGAAATGGCACTTGCAAAAGTAGTAACTATAGATACAAAAACAGTTCAAGAGACAGATCCCTTAGAAAAAAAGCTATCAAAAATAAAAAAGCCTTTTGGTGTAATTGATGGAGAAGTTGAAGCAGAGCCAATATTGTCTACTATAGTATTTCAAAAGCAGCCAACTCAAAAAAGTGTTAAAGCATATGTAGAAAAATATGTTAAATACGATAATATAAAAGCTAAAGAGTCAACAAAAGTAAAACATTCAAAAATTTATTCACTAAATGTAGCTCTTCCTGAAGACACTATGATTAAGAGATCAAAGATCTACTACGAAGAAGTAAAAAAGAATGCAAAACTGCAAAAACTTCCAATGGCATTAGTTTTTGCTGTCATGCACACAGAAAGCAGTTTCAACCCAAGAGCAAGATCTCACATACCTGCGTATGGACTTATGCAAATTGTACCAAGGACAGCAGGTATAGATACATATAATTTTCTCTATAAAAAGAAAAAACTTGTCTCTGGAAGCTATCTCTACAATAGTTCAAACAATATTAAAATGGGCAGTGCATATCTGCATATACTCTACTACAAGTATTTAAAAGATATAAAAAATCCAGACACTAGACTATTTTGTACGATAGCTGCTTACAATACAGGTGCCGGAAATATAGCATGGGCTTTTACAAGAAAATACGATATGAGAAAAGCGGCACCACTGATAAATACAAAGTCACCCGAAGAAGTTTATAACAAGCTTTTGAAAGATTTAAGATATGACGAACCAAAGCACTACTTAAAAAGAGTTTCTCAAAGAATGAGTGCTTATTACAGGCTGTACGGCAGTTAA
- a CDS encoding ornithine cyclodeaminase, with protein sequence MHSKDIKQLLRLQDEPCISVSDVEVHDILIANSAEFMDELKQSYIDWGDGEKWVYVPKKKIIYTPNIKGDFRVMPCITDFNGGIKAVKVIGTNEENRTIKDKISVGKMLLIDWYDNYVYATIDACILSSFRTAAISLLAYSLIYKKNNSVGLLGLGRIGFYTAIILHRWLGVTHVNCYDPNSAICEKFEKLISFYAPDMSINLLDSEDTISQSSSLFLATDSETSILNSNNSSHLEFVSSVGADANNLSELDESLVDKFDIITDSIQSMLLGDMKIWKEKELLSEENVTELKDIMNSKISIEKNTLFISTGIAVQDALIGRFIVNKLSKTFIS encoded by the coding sequence ATGCATTCAAAAGATATAAAACAGCTTTTAAGATTACAGGATGAGCCTTGTATATCTGTTAGTGATGTAGAAGTTCATGATATACTCATAGCAAACTCGGCAGAGTTTATGGATGAGTTAAAGCAGTCATACATTGATTGGGGAGATGGAGAAAAATGGGTATATGTTCCTAAAAAAAAGATAATTTACACACCTAATATTAAAGGTGACTTTCGTGTTATGCCTTGTATTACAGACTTTAATGGTGGAATAAAAGCTGTTAAAGTCATTGGAACAAATGAAGAAAACAGGACTATAAAAGATAAGATAAGTGTTGGTAAAATGCTTCTTATAGATTGGTATGACAACTACGTCTATGCGACAATAGACGCTTGTATCCTATCTTCTTTTAGAACTGCTGCAATAAGCCTTTTAGCATATTCGCTTATATATAAAAAAAATAATTCTGTTGGGTTACTTGGACTTGGAAGAATAGGTTTTTATACAGCAATTATTTTGCATAGATGGTTAGGAGTGACTCATGTTAACTGTTATGATCCAAATTCTGCAATATGTGAGAAGTTTGAAAAGCTAATATCATTTTATGCCCCTGATATGAGTATAAATCTATTAGACTCTGAAGATACAATTTCTCAATCAAGCTCACTTTTTTTAGCAACTGACTCAGAGACTTCTATACTAAATTCAAATAATAGCTCGCATCTAGAGTTTGTAAGTAGTGTAGGTGCAGATGCTAATAACCTCTCAGAACTAGATGAGTCTCTTGTTGATAAATTTGATATTATTACTGACTCTATTCAATCCATGCTTCTTGGCGATATGAAGATATGGAAAGAGAAGGAATTATTATCAGAAGAGAATGTGACTGAGTTAAAAGATATTATGAACTCAAAGATCAGTATAGAAAAAAATACTTTATTTATTTCAACAGGTATAGCCGTTCAAGATGCACTGATTGGACGATTTATTGTAAATAAATTATCTAAAACATTCATTTCATGA